Proteins encoded in a region of the Mercenaria mercenaria strain notata chromosome 1, MADL_Memer_1, whole genome shotgun sequence genome:
- the LOC128557173 gene encoding uncharacterized protein LOC128557173, with translation MDDREFILYPASDNLKTASIGITASLLQQNLKTASIGITAPLLQQNLKTASIGITAPLLQQNLKTASIGITAPLLQQNLKTASIGITASLLQQNLKTASIGITAPLLQQNLKTASIGITAPLLQQNLKTATSIGITASLLQQNLKTASIGITAPLLQQNLKTASIGITAPLLQQNLKTASIGITAPLLQQNLKTASIGITGLKTASIGITAPLLQQNLKTASIGITAPLLQQNLKTASIGITAPLLQQNLKTASIGITAPLLQQNLKTASIGITAPLLQQNLKTASIGITATLLLQNLKTATISIRQPVLA, from the exons atggatgacagagaattcattctgtatccagcgagtGAT AATCTAAAAACAGCCAGTATTGGCATTACGGCTTCACTACTTCAACAGAATCTAAAGACAGCTAGTATTGGCATTACGGCTCCACTACTTCAACAGAATCTAAAAACAGCCAGTATTGGCATTACGGCTCCACTACTTCAACAGAATCTAAAGACAGCTAGTATTGGCATTACGGCTCCACTACTTCAACAGAATCTAAAAACAGCCAGTATTGGCATTACGGCTTCACTACTTCAACAGAATCTAAAGACAGCTAGTATTGGCATTACGGCTCCACTACTTCAACAGAATCTAAAGACAGCTAGTATTGGCATTACGGCTCCACTACTTCAACAGAATCTAAAGACAGCCA CCAGTATTGGCATTACGGCTTCACTACTTCAACAGAATCTAAAGACAGCTAGTATTGGCATTACGGCTCCACTACTTCAACAGAATCTAAAGACAGCAAGTATTGGCATTACGGCTCCACTACTTCAACAGAATCTAAAGACAGCTAGTATTGGCATTACGGCTCCACTACTTCAACAGAATCTAAAGACAGCAAGTATTGGCATTACGGGTCTAAAGACAGCTAGTATTGGCATTACGGCTCCACTACTTCAACAGAATCTAAAGACAGCTAGTATTGGCATTACGGCTCCACTACTTCAACAGAATCTAAAGACAGCTAGTATTGGCATTACGGCTCCACTACTTCAACAGAATCTAAAGACAGCCAGTATTGGCATTACGGCTCCACTACTTCAACAGAATCTAAAGACAGCTAGTATTGGCATTACGGCTCCACTACTTCAGCAGAATCTAAAGACAGCCAGTATTGGCATTACGGCTACACTACTTCTACAGAATCTAAAGACAGCCACTATTAGCATAAGACAGCCAGTATTGGCATAA